The following are from one region of the Prionailurus bengalensis isolate Pbe53 chromosome A2, Fcat_Pben_1.1_paternal_pri, whole genome shotgun sequence genome:
- the NXNL1 gene encoding nucleoredoxin-like protein 1, translating to MASLFSGRVLIRNNSDQDELDTEAELSRRLENRLVLLFFGAGSCPQCQAFAPILRDFFVRLTDEFYVLRAAQLALVYVSQDPTEEEQDLFLRDMPKKWLFLPFEDDLRRDLGRQFSVERLPAVVVLKPGGDVLTRDATDEIRRLGPACFANWQEAAEVLDRNFLQPEDLDDPAPRSLTEPLRRCKYRVDPAARGKRGPRRGSDPEGEGGDGGLF from the exons ATGGCCTCCCTGTTCTCTGGCCGCGTCCTGATTCGCAACAACAGCGACCAGGACGAGCTGGACACGGAGGCTGAGCTCAGCCGCAGGCTGGAGAACCGGCTGGTGCTGCTGTTCTTTGGCGCTGGGTCATGCCCACAGTGCCAGGCCTTCGCACCCATCCTCAGGGACTTCTTCGTGCGGCTCACAGATGAGTTCTACGTGCTGCGGGCAGCCCAGCTGGCCCTGGTGTACGTGTCCCAGGACCCcacagaggaggagcaggatCTGTTCCTCAGGGACATGCCGAAAAAGTGGCTCTTCCTGCCCTTCGAGGATGACCTGAGGAG GGATCTCGGGCGCCAGTTCTCGGTGGAGCGCCTGCCGGCTGTCGTGGTGCTCAAGCCTGGAGGGGACGTGCTCACCCGCGACGCAACTGACGAGATCCGGCGCCTGGGACCCGCCTGCTTCGCCAACTGGCAGGAGGCGGCGGAGGTGCTGGACCGCAACTTCCTGCAGCCCGAGGACCTGGACGACCCCGCGCCCCGGAGCCTCACCGAGCCGCTGCGCCGCTGCAAGTACCGCGTGGACCCGGCGGCTCGGGGCAAACGCGGCCCCAGGAGAGGGAGCGACCCcgagggggagggcggggacgGGGGGCTGTTCTGA